The DNA segment CGATATTGGGGGCCGGTGGCGTGATTATCCTCCAGCATCAGATTGCGACAGACTGAGGCTATGGCCGATCCGATCTACACGTCTTTCCACTTCGAAAAAGTCGCCGCCTGCCCACGCCGATTTCCGTCGCGGTCGATGAGTTGCCAGACGATGCCGTCTTCCATCCAGAAGCGCCGTCCCGACTTCGTGATCCGCAACCCGCGATAACCCGAGATAAAGCCGTCGCGTGTAACCGCATCCAACAATTGCTGACGTTCGGCACGGTTCGGAAGCTCCGCCGAGAGACGCGACGGCAAAGTGATGAATTCGTCCCAGGGATATTCGAAACAAGCCTGGCCAGCCTTGTTGGCATAAATAAAGCGCGGATCGGCGTCTGTATTATGCGCGACGACCACGAACGGAGCATCGTTATAGAGCCAACTCGGTCCGGGCCCCTCGTCGACAAGAGGCGTTCCGACGATACGGGCATAACTTCCGGTGAGCAGATCGAAAAACTCGCGATCAACCGACAAATCGGAGCTGTTGCGTTCTGAACTAATGGCCATGGATATCTTTCCTGCGAGCATCTCCGGTTTTTTCTTTAAGGCCGGAAATGCCGGAAACCAAATAGAACATCTCGCTGGCACTTGTAATTAGTCCTGCGCATAAATTCAAAGGTGGCGTGCCGGGAGGGCAAGCCATAGCCACCAAAAATCAATGATTTAGACCAAAGCGGGATCGGAAAACCTTCCACAATCAATCCCGATCGCCCATTCGGCTATTGATCATCATCGTCGTAACGCGACGAGGACCGCCGCCCCTCAAGCCTGTCCAGAATTTGGTTTAGCTCGTCCGCACATGCCTTCATGGGTTCGTCTTCGGCACATTTGATGTCTATTTTGACATCGCCGTTCTCGATGCGGAAACGAGCCGCCTTGGAAAAGAACGGACGACGGTTCATTGAACCCCTATGCCAACCGCCTCGCATTGCATCGTCATCAGGTCGGTGCAGGCCCATTGCTGGTGGTTGCGGCGAGTTTGCCGGCGGCGCTGTTTCTGTCTGGGTGGGCTGTTGGGCCGGCGGCGTCGGCGCCGTTGTATTCGGAGCTTGCTGGGCGAAACTGACGCCAGCAGAAAGCGATAGGGTCAGCGCGGCGATAGATAGAATCGTTTTCATTCCCTGGTCCTCCTCGAGACTGTGTAAAGAACACGCGAACTTGAGGATGGTTGCCAGGATGTACGAAAATTTGAGCTCACATAGCTAGATACTCCGAAGATCACCGTGATGTGCAAAGCGGTATAGCTCATTGTTGAACCGACCAGGGTTCTCCAGAAAAGGTGCGTGCCCTGTTGCGGCATACCACGATGCGGTCGCTCCCGGGCACAATGCTAGAAGATGCCGCCCCATCGCCGGCAGGACCACAGTGTCCTCTTGGCCGTGGGTTACAAGGACAGGCACAGCAAGTGCTGTCAGTACGTCGTCGGAATCGATCTCACGGGCCAGCAACGCAGCCCGGACCTTCGCTGGCACGGTCATATTCCAGCAAATGGCCGTTTCGAATATCTCGGAAGGTAGCTGCGAATAAGTGCAAGCGCGCACGAAATTGCGGATCGCTGCGATGTTCCCAGGCAAATCGTCGCTCGTGGCGCCAATGACATGGTCGAGGAAGCCCGGGCCAATCAAAGTGCCGAGCGCCGCCTTGTTTAGCGTGGTCGCCGCGCCCACAAAGTTGATGCCCGCAACATGGGCAGTTCCATGGGCGCGCAGATAGTCGCAAATAATGAAGCCGGCATAGGACCAGCCCACAAGAACCGGCTTGCCGAGGTTCAGTTGATCTATTACGGCGGCGATATCGTCTGCCCAAAGCTGCGGTTCATTGTAATACTCCGCTTCAAGGGGAGCGTCCGACATGCCGTGACCGCGCAGGTCCAGGGCCACAAGACGAAAATCCTCCGCAAGCGTGCTTTCATACTGGTTTTTCCAGCAGAGATGGTTCTGTGACCACCCATGGATGAAGAGGATCGACGGCGCGTCTTCTCTTCCCCACTCGCGAACATGCAATCGCAATCCCGCGCCGCCAGTTACGGTGTGAACCTTCATCGCCGTGCCTCCTTGTCATCCTCCAAAACCGCAGCAGGCATTCTATTCCGCGCGCATGAGAAAGAATGTAGGAGAAACCGTTGAAAGTGCCGGGCCAATCGTTGAAAATTGCCGCCGCAGTCGAGGCGCGAGCACATCCCGCTCAGTTGATGGCTTCTCTAAGGCGGTCAGGTCCGCGTCAAGGCGCGATAACTCGAGGCTGCGTTGTTTCGGCGACGAAGCGCGTGACTTCACGAACGAACTGCTCAAAGGCGGGTTCGTCGGCGAGGAGAATGTGATTGGCGCTGTCGAGATCGACAAATCGAGCCCCGGGGATGCCGGCTGCAAACTCTCTTCCGGACTGAAAGGGAACGACTGCATCTTTTCTTGCGTGCAAGACGAGGGTCGGAATCGTCACCTGCGACAGGGCATCCGAAACGTCGATCTCTCCGAATGCTTCGTGCAGGCGACCCGCGTTGCTGGGCGACACAGAAATGCGCTGCAGTTCGTCAAACCAATCCATTTGCACGTGGTCTGCCCCTGGAATGAACATCGCAGTGAACAGATGCCGAAAAACCGGATTGTTCTGGCCCCACCCTTCCCGGATCAATGCGGTCATCGCCTCATGCGTGGCGACCTCATGGCTGTCACCTCGCTTGCGCCAGCCTTTTACAAATCCGCCATATAGGATGAGCCCCGAAACCCGTTCAGGGTGTCGGACGGCATAGGCAACGGAGACGGCGCAGCTTTGCGATACACCCAGAAGCGTGAACCGGTCGAGGCTTGCCGCGTCGACCACACTCTCCAGGTCCGCAATCATCGCCGCAAACGAAATATCCTCGGCAATCCAGTCCGAAAGGCCATTGCCGCGTTCGTCATAGCGTATCAGCTTCGCCTTCTCCGAAAGGGCATCGATCCAATGCCTCCACACCGGACTTTCCCAATCATACTGGAGATGCGACATCCAATGTGCGGCTCGCACGATCGGCGATCCCTGTCCACACACCGCGTAAGCAATTGTTACCCCGTCTGCGGTTTTGCAGAAGCGAATGTCCTGCGATCTCTTGCTCGGTGTTACCGGTGGCGACGGAACATCCGTTTCAAAAGTCCGGGAGACGAGACCTGATCCAGGCCGTGAAAGTCGCGGTGATTGGTTAAGGGCATCGCGAGCCCCCTTGCCCAGCCCAGCCCCGGAGACTGAAAGCTCCGACCATTGCTCGGGGAGATCGACAGTGGCAATCTCTTTGGTAAGACGGTCAAGCACCAGAGAATAAACGTTTACTCGCTCAGGACTGTCTTGAAGGCGTCGAAGGAGGACGCGCAGAATTGCCATGTGCAACCGAAGCGCCATATCCCGGTGACATAGCCGCCACGCTTCAAAGTTTGGGCAGTGCGGCAGGCAGAGGTCTTCAAGAAATTCGCCGCGAAACGTTGTGGCAAGCAACTCCAATGTCTCCGTATCCAAGGCGTCGACGTCAGCAGGTCGGAGAGACGACATGCGCTTGAAATCCACGTCGATCATCTGCGGGCTGAGGAGAACGGAATTGTGGTCAGCATGCAAACGCACATGACCGTCAGTATTCACGATCGGCCTGAGTTTATGGAGGCTCCACCTCAACGAAGCCCGAGGGTCGTCTGGAACTTCCCAGAACATCTTGCAAAGATGATCGCGACGCTGGGGTCTTCCAATGACGGCCAAATAGGCAAGAAGAGCGCGGGTTTTCTTCGACTGCGGCAGAGACAGAAGTATTCCCTGCTGCTTGACCTCGAGTTCGCCCAATAGCTTGATGGTTAGCTGGCCGACCATGGCACACTGACTCGCGGAAGTGTTCAGCCGACAGCTTAAAGCAATGTAGCCCAAGATGAAATCGGCTGCGGTTACCGTGAGGCTAACACCTTGGGTGATCGGCCCATTCGCTTGGCTAGCGACCCTTCGTTGCGTTGACCCATGCAAGAAGGTGGATGAATGGCGAAATGATGAGGGAGTATATGGCCCGTTTTTAACGTCTACTACGCCTGTTACTTCGGATTTTGGCTTTTGCCGTTCCCATGTAGGGGGCCTTTAGGATACTGCACAATGAGGCAAGCCATCCGGAGGACAAGGTGATATGCCGCAATGATCGTCGATCACTGTGGGTAGGCAAATTTGCCCACCCACAGTGATGCAGTACGCCCGGGGGTGTCGAGCGCTAGTCGCAAACGGTCCTGTATAGCTTCACCCGATGGTGATAGCTGTACCTGTAGTATTTTTCTGTCCAGCACCGGCGACCATAGTCATATCTCGGGCCGTCATAGTAGCCATCGTATGCATAGCGTGGCCGGTGATAGTATCGCGGTGGTGGCCGATCATCGTAGTAGCGAGGACCGGTCCCGTACTCAAAGTAGATCTGAGAGAATGCCGGCGACGCTGGTAACGCCGTTGCAAACGCCAGTGCTGCGATTGCGATCATTTTCATGTGTTCTTCCCATCCCGATTTGCACACCCTCATTTGCAAGGCTGTGTCTCACAACTGGGATGTTAATACGTCATGAGCGCTGCTTCTGAACACGGACCTAAGTCCCGATCAAATCCGGACTTTGGCCTGATGAAGCGCAAAAGGTTGGTTCGACGTTTGCTCAATTCCTTTATTGGTGTGAAGGCGGCGGACGCCCCGGACCTTACGAGGTGATTGCCGATCCCAGACGGGGGGAACTGCCGAGCTTTTCGGAAAGGAAGTCGATCAAAGCCCGCGCAGCCGTCGGGAGATGCTTGCGGGAAACGTAGAGAGCATGAATGCCGAGAGACCGCGGCTTCCAGTCCGGCAGGACGACCGCGAGTTTCCCGGCGCGGACTTCTTCATCCGCCGCGAAGCACGGCAGCATGGCGATGCCGAGACCTGAAAGAGCGGCACGTTGCAAAGCCAGAGCGTCGTTCGTCTGAAACCCTCCTGACACAGCTACTGTAACCTCACCCTCGTCCTTGTTCAGCACCCATTCTGAGCCACCCAGATGTGCATAGGTCAGGCACCGATGGGCTATTAGGTTTTCCGGTGAAGCAGGCTCGCCGCACGCTGCCAGGTAGTCCTTGGAGGCATACAGGCGCGATGGGCAATGCCCCAGACGTTTCGCCGTCAGGGATGGATCGAGATGGTTCGCGATACGGATTGCAATATCGATACGGTCCTGAACGAGGTCGACAGATCTGTCCGAGATCTGCAGATCGATCTTGATTCTGGGATATCTTGTCGCGAATTCCGAGAAGTGAGGTATGAGCTGCGCCTCAGCGAGGATACTTGGGGCGGTTACTCTCAGAAGACCATGTGGAGTATCGGAATGAACCGCCACCTCGGTCACGGCGTCTGCGACGCGAACCATCTCCCTACACAGCTCCAGAACGCGCTCGCCGGCTGAAGTCAGACTGAGCCGCCGTGTCGTGCGATGAAGAAGCCTTGTTCCCGACCATTCCTCGATCGACGCAATATACCGCGAGGCCATCGCACGCGACATCCCGAGTTCTTCAGCGGCAGCCGACGCACTGCCACGTTCGACTGTTTTCAACAGGACTACCGCCGCGGTGATGCGATCCATTATTTGCTCGATCCATGCAACATTCTGTATCGCATAGTGCTGTATATCTTTGATTTTTGCAACACTACATTGTCTCCCAACAAAGGAGATCGACGTGACCGCCGACATCGAACTTCAATACTTCTTCGACCCACTCTGCGGCTGGTGCTATGCAAGTGCGCCGGCGCTGGCGGGCCTGGCCGACAAATACGGCGACAAGCTCAAGATGCTGCCCTCCGGCCTTTTCGTAGGCGGACGGCCGATCTCGTCCATCGCTGACCATGCCTGGCGCAACGACCAGCGTATCCAGAGCCTGACGGGCCAGCCATTTTCGGAAGCCTACCGCCAAAACGTCCTGCTGGCGCCGAACGGCGTCTTCGATTCCCGGTCGGCAACGCTGGCCCTGACCGCTCTTGGCGAGCAGGATGCCCGCCTTGAACCCCACTTCCTACATGCCGTGCAGATCGCCCGGTATGTCGAGGGGCGCGACACATCCAGCATCGACGAGGTGACCGAGGTTGCCGTCCGGGTGGCCGCCGACCACGGCTCCGAACTGGCGATCGAGGCTTTCGCCGACCGACTCCGGAATGATGTGGATCTGCGTGAGCGGACTATGGAGCGAATGGAAGAAACACATGTTCGGATGAACACCCTCGGCATTCGCGGCGTTCCGCAGCTCGTCGCAGTCGTCAACGGGACGTCGCACGTTCTGAGCGGCGAAGCCCTCTACCGCGGCCCGCAGCATCTCGTCGCAGCACTCTCCAGGCTGCCAGTAGCAGCCTGAAAACCACACCCAAAAGGAAGATCATCATGAAAATCGCACTCATCGGCGCTTCCGGCCAAGCCGGTTCTCGCATTCTCGCCGAACTGTCCTCACGCGGCCATATCGTTACCGCCATCGCCCGCGACCCCTCTAAGGTCGACACCCTGCCGAACGTCACCGCCGCGGCGGGTGACATTGACGTTCCGGACGCTCTAGCAAACGTCCTGGCCGGACATGACGCCGTCATCAGCTCGGTCCATTTTTCCGCCGCCAATCCCGACAAGCTGATCGGCGCCGTCAAGGCCTCAGGCGTTCGCCGCTACTATGTGGTCGGCGGCGCCGGCAGCCTTGAAGTCGCACCGGGCGTCCTTCTCGTCAACACACCCGAATTCCCGGCGATGTACAAGGCCGAAGCCCAGGGTGGCGTTGACTATCTCAAACAGCTCAAGGCCGAGGACGGCCTCGACTGGACCTTCCTGTCGCCCTCCGCTGCCTTCGTGCCGGGCGAGCGTACAGGTAACTTCCGCCTCGGCAAGGACCGGCTCCTGGCCAACGAAAACGGCAGCAGCATTTCGTTTGAAGACTTCGCCGTCGCGCTCGTCAACGAAATCGAAGCACCAACGCACGTGAAGCAGCGCTTCACCGTCGGCTACTAACCGCCAGTTTTCAGCACCATTCGCCTTTAGCGCAGCCGCTCATCAATGGGGTGGCGGCTGCGCCCGGATCCGCTTGCCTCCTTGGTAGGCTCCGGATCTCTCTTCCACCTCCATCAGGAACTAAATCAATGCCCAACCGTCGCAATACCCTCAAGTCGATCGCGGCCGCCGCCGCTGTAATGATCGCTATCGCCTCGTTCGCAACCGCGCAGGAGCAGCCTGCTCTGTCGTGGAAGGCTTTCAAGACCACCGAAGCCGGCTTTCTGCGCGCCCCGGTTCTCATCACCGGAAAGAGCGAAGCAGTTCTTATCGACTCGAGCTTCAGCTTCTCGGACGGCAAGGCCGTTGCGGATGCCATCAAGGCTAGCGGCAAGCGCCTGACCACGATCTACATCACGACCAACGATCCCGACTACTACTTCGGCCTCGCACCTGTTCACCAGGCGTTTCCGGACGCCCGCATTCTTGCTGCCGCTGATACCGTAGCCTTGATGCGCAAGAAGGCTGAAGGCAAGATTAAGGCATGGTCGCCGGTTCTGGGTGATAATGGTCCTAAGGCCGTTGCGGACC comes from the Rhizobium sp. NXC24 genome and includes:
- a CDS encoding DsbA family protein, with amino-acid sequence MTADIELQYFFDPLCGWCYASAPALAGLADKYGDKLKMLPSGLFVGGRPISSIADHAWRNDQRIQSLTGQPFSEAYRQNVLLAPNGVFDSRSATLALTALGEQDARLEPHFLHAVQIARYVEGRDTSSIDEVTEVAVRVAADHGSELAIEAFADRLRNDVDLRERTMERMEETHVRMNTLGIRGVPQLVAVVNGTSHVLSGEALYRGPQHLVAALSRLPVAA
- a CDS encoding MEKHLA domain-containing protein, which encodes MAISSERNSSDLSVDREFFDLLTGSYARIVGTPLVDEGPGPSWLYNDAPFVVVAHNTDADPRFIYANKAGQACFEYPWDEFITLPSRLSAELPNRAERQQLLDAVTRDGFISGYRGLRITKSGRRFWMEDGIVWQLIDRDGNRRGQAATFSKWKDV
- a CDS encoding alpha/beta hydrolase; its protein translation is MKVHTVTGGAGLRLHVREWGREDAPSILFIHGWSQNHLCWKNQYESTLAEDFRLVALDLRGHGMSDAPLEAEYYNEPQLWADDIAAVIDQLNLGKPVLVGWSYAGFIICDYLRAHGTAHVAGINFVGAATTLNKAALGTLIGPGFLDHVIGATSDDLPGNIAAIRNFVRACTYSQLPSEIFETAICWNMTVPAKVRAALLAREIDSDDVLTALAVPVLVTHGQEDTVVLPAMGRHLLALCPGATASWYAATGHAPFLENPGRFNNELYRFAHHGDLRSI
- a CDS encoding LysR family transcriptional regulator; this translates as MSAVTSISFVGRQCSVAKIKDIQHYAIQNVAWIEQIMDRITAAVVLLKTVERGSASAAAEELGMSRAMASRYIASIEEWSGTRLLHRTTRRLSLTSAGERVLELCREMVRVADAVTEVAVHSDTPHGLLRVTAPSILAEAQLIPHFSEFATRYPRIKIDLQISDRSVDLVQDRIDIAIRIANHLDPSLTAKRLGHCPSRLYASKDYLAACGEPASPENLIAHRCLTYAHLGGSEWVLNKDEGEVTVAVSGGFQTNDALALQRAALSGLGIAMLPCFAADEEVRAGKLAVVLPDWKPRSLGIHALYVSRKHLPTAARALIDFLSEKLGSSPRLGSAITS
- a CDS encoding NAD(P)-dependent oxidoreductase → MKIALIGASGQAGSRILAELSSRGHIVTAIARDPSKVDTLPNVTAAAGDIDVPDALANVLAGHDAVISSVHFSAANPDKLIGAVKASGVRRYYVVGGAGSLEVAPGVLLVNTPEFPAMYKAEAQGGVDYLKQLKAEDGLDWTFLSPSAAFVPGERTGNFRLGKDRLLANENGSSISFEDFAVALVNEIEAPTHVKQRFTVGY
- a CDS encoding alpha/beta hydrolase, whose protein sequence is MVGQLTIKLLGELEVKQQGILLSLPQSKKTRALLAYLAVIGRPQRRDHLCKMFWEVPDDPRASLRWSLHKLRPIVNTDGHVRLHADHNSVLLSPQMIDVDFKRMSSLRPADVDALDTETLELLATTFRGEFLEDLCLPHCPNFEAWRLCHRDMALRLHMAILRVLLRRLQDSPERVNVYSLVLDRLTKEIATVDLPEQWSELSVSGAGLGKGARDALNQSPRLSRPGSGLVSRTFETDVPSPPVTPSKRSQDIRFCKTADGVTIAYAVCGQGSPIVRAAHWMSHLQYDWESPVWRHWIDALSEKAKLIRYDERGNGLSDWIAEDISFAAMIADLESVVDAASLDRFTLLGVSQSCAVSVAYAVRHPERVSGLILYGGFVKGWRKRGDSHEVATHEAMTALIREGWGQNNPVFRHLFTAMFIPGADHVQMDWFDELQRISVSPSNAGRLHEAFGEIDVSDALSQVTIPTLVLHARKDAVVPFQSGREFAAGIPGARFVDLDSANHILLADEPAFEQFVREVTRFVAETTQPRVIAP